The Trichocoleus desertorum ATA4-8-CV12 genome includes a window with the following:
- a CDS encoding phospholipid-binding protein, with product MGSSPTTLKFKSAQAANSSPSQAFVSSVTRFALFQTIPPERIGLNGEYDHRGLAKRVQLAFQQTFTSEQIQSLAVSQRGRVVVLKGQVAESLLKRLVEVAANIHGAADVEVYAVNAVEK from the coding sequence ATGGGTTCATCGCCAACTACCTTAAAGTTCAAGTCGGCACAAGCTGCTAACTCAAGTCCCAGTCAAGCTTTCGTTAGCTCGGTTACTCGGTTCGCTCTATTCCAGACGATACCCCCAGAGCGGATTGGGCTAAACGGTGAATATGACCATCGTGGTTTGGCTAAGCGAGTACAACTGGCATTCCAACAAACCTTCACCTCGGAGCAAATCCAATCCCTTGCAGTATCTCAGCGTGGCAGGGTAGTAGTGCTTAAGGGGCAAGTCGCTGAAAGCCTCCTGAAAAGGTTAGTCGAGGTTGCTGCCAATATTCATGGAGCCGCTGATGTTGAGGTTTATGCGGTGAATGCAGTTGAAAAATGA
- a CDS encoding NCS2 family permease — MQPITSPRWFVRRDIDGFFGLALDNFIQILVIVSLCQGVLNFPGTILYGRVLPGVALSLIVGNFYYAWLAYRQGKQEQRHDITALPYGINTVSLFAYVFLVMLPVKLAAIAQGVTPEQAAELAWQAGLVACLGSGLIELAGAWIGEGVRRLAPRAALLSTLGGIAVTFIAMDFLFRTFASPIVGLVPLGVILLTYFGQVGFAIPGGLLAVLLGIGLAWGTGLVSWDATRFATALEPVGFYLPRFWLGELWQGRSVLIDYLSVILPMGLFNLIGSIQNLESAEAAGDSYPTAPCLAVNGIGTIVAAVCGSCFPTTIYIGHPGWKALGARVGYSTLSGIGMALLCLSGTVGLLAYFVPIEAGMAIVLWIAIVIVAQSFTATPLRHAPAVVVGLLPAIAAWGVLVAKNALRAAGLGTPAQPFTPGLIPSFQNSGMFIDGAFALEQGFIFSAMFLAGITVYIIERKFKQAALWSLAAAVLSWVGLMHSYNWAIADTVIHLGWGAGGDWAVGYCLLAILFFYAAWQTRKAKSESPESLLNEISGPQEYSQD, encoded by the coding sequence ATGCAACCAATTACCTCTCCGCGCTGGTTTGTCCGCAGAGATATTGATGGCTTTTTTGGCCTTGCGCTTGACAATTTCATTCAAATCTTGGTGATTGTCAGTCTGTGCCAAGGAGTACTTAATTTCCCAGGCACAATTCTGTATGGCCGTGTTCTACCTGGTGTTGCCCTAAGTTTAATCGTAGGTAACTTCTACTACGCTTGGCTAGCTTACCGACAAGGCAAACAGGAGCAGCGACATGATATTACCGCCCTACCCTACGGCATCAATACGGTCAGCCTCTTTGCTTACGTATTTTTGGTTATGTTGCCCGTCAAGCTAGCGGCGATCGCCCAAGGAGTAACCCCAGAGCAAGCCGCAGAACTAGCTTGGCAAGCAGGTTTGGTCGCTTGTTTAGGCTCCGGTTTGATCGAACTAGCAGGCGCTTGGATTGGCGAGGGTGTGCGCCGACTCGCACCGAGGGCAGCTTTACTCTCTACTTTAGGTGGCATTGCGGTAACCTTCATTGCGATGGATTTTTTATTCCGCACTTTTGCAAGTCCCATCGTGGGGTTGGTGCCACTGGGTGTGATCCTTTTGACCTACTTTGGTCAAGTAGGCTTTGCGATTCCAGGGGGTCTATTAGCGGTACTGCTTGGTATTGGGCTGGCTTGGGGAACTGGACTCGTAAGTTGGGATGCCACTCGCTTCGCAACGGCCCTAGAACCCGTAGGCTTTTACTTACCCAGATTCTGGTTAGGTGAGCTATGGCAAGGGCGATCGGTGCTGATCGATTACTTGAGCGTAATTTTGCCAATGGGCCTGTTCAACTTGATTGGCAGCATTCAAAATTTAGAGAGTGCTGAAGCCGCAGGAGACTCTTACCCAACGGCTCCTTGTTTAGCAGTTAATGGGATTGGCACAATTGTGGCAGCGGTGTGTGGATCTTGTTTTCCCACAACAATTTACATTGGCCATCCCGGTTGGAAAGCGCTGGGGGCCAGGGTTGGTTATTCGACGCTCAGTGGCATTGGGATGGCTCTGTTGTGCCTGAGCGGAACGGTCGGCCTGCTCGCTTACTTTGTCCCGATTGAAGCAGGGATGGCGATCGTGCTTTGGATTGCCATTGTGATTGTGGCCCAGAGCTTTACGGCGACTCCACTGCGCCATGCTCCAGCCGTGGTTGTGGGATTGCTCCCGGCGATCGCAGCTTGGGGCGTACTAGTTGCGAAGAATGCTCTGCGAGCTGCGGGTCTAGGGACTCCCGCTCAACCTTTTACTCCTGGTTTGATTCCATCTTTTCAAAACAGCGGCATGTTTATTGATGGGGCATTTGCCTTGGAGCAAGGATTTATCTTTTCTGCCATGTTCCTCGCAGGGATCACGGTTTATATTATTGAGCGCAAGTTTAAACAGGCCGCACTGTGGTCGTTAGCGGCAGCGGTGCTCTCTTGGGTAGGGTTGATGCATAGCTACAACTGGGCGATCGCGGATACAGTCATCCACTTGGGTTGGGGCGCTGGGGGCGATTGGGCCGTGGGTTACTGTTTGCTGGCAATTCTATTTTTCTATGCGGCATGGCAAACTCGGAAGGCCAAGAGCGAAAGTCCAGAGAGCCTACTCAACGAAATCTCTGGCCCTCAAGAATACTCGCAAGACTAG
- a CDS encoding DUF3616 domain-containing protein yields the protein MTDGFLLSRIVLQFSSKFQAVCEDLSAVVHTKDGHLWVASDEAATIDRLSFAEPYIYRHDKQFALADLVNLPDRKNVEVDIEGMDYADEYLWVVGSHGTKRKKVKGKKTDQENLQRLTEVEFDPNRYILARIPLCNGDLVKSCPHFQDPSQQLTAATLELTPGGNVLIDALKSDPHLEPFLSTYTQSQDQPLLLPGKDNGFDVEGLAVCGDRIFVGLRGPVLRGWAIILEIAVEQKNAETLSLKPIGKEGQLYKKHFFDLGGLGIRDLHFQGKDLLILAGPTMVLDGSIRVFRLTKALDLDENSLCEQAKGELELLFDIPYGVGSDRAEGMTLFTCISNSPSLMVVYDAPSETRQRDLNGVLADVFKL from the coding sequence ATGACAGACGGTTTTTTGTTGAGTCGAATTGTTTTGCAGTTTAGTTCTAAGTTTCAGGCGGTTTGTGAAGATCTCTCAGCAGTGGTTCACACAAAAGATGGGCATCTGTGGGTTGCCTCCGATGAAGCTGCCACAATCGATCGCCTGTCTTTCGCCGAGCCTTATATTTACAGACACGACAAGCAGTTCGCCCTCGCTGATCTGGTCAATTTACCCGATCGCAAGAACGTTGAAGTTGATATCGAGGGTATGGACTACGCCGATGAATATCTTTGGGTCGTCGGCTCCCACGGCACCAAACGCAAGAAAGTCAAAGGCAAAAAAACTGATCAGGAAAATCTGCAACGCTTAACCGAAGTAGAGTTTGACCCCAACCGCTACATCCTGGCCCGAATTCCGCTCTGCAATGGAGATTTGGTTAAGTCCTGTCCCCATTTCCAAGACCCCAGCCAACAGTTAACTGCTGCCACCTTAGAGCTCACACCGGGCGGCAATGTCTTGATTGATGCCCTCAAGTCTGACCCTCACCTGGAGCCTTTTCTCTCCACCTATACTCAATCTCAGGACCAGCCTCTACTGCTGCCTGGAAAAGATAATGGCTTTGATGTGGAAGGGTTAGCAGTTTGTGGCGATCGCATTTTTGTCGGGTTGCGGGGGCCAGTGCTACGAGGCTGGGCAATTATTTTAGAAATTGCTGTGGAGCAGAAAAACGCCGAAACTCTATCCCTAAAACCTATTGGTAAAGAAGGGCAACTTTATAAAAAACACTTTTTTGATTTGGGTGGATTAGGCATTCGGGATCTCCATTTTCAAGGCAAAGATCTATTGATTTTGGCTGGCCCAACGATGGTACTCGACGGCTCCATTCGCGTGTTTCGCCTGACCAAAGCCCTAGATTTGGATGAAAACAGTCTGTGTGAGCAAGCAAAGGGAGAGCTGGAACTCTTATTTGATATTCCCTATGGGGTTGGGAGCGATCGCGCCGAAGGCATGACCTTGTTTACCTGCATTAGCAACTCTCCCTCACTGATGGTGGTTTATGATGCGCCTTCGGAAACCCGCCAACGAGATCTAAATGGCGTTTTAGCCGATGTCTTTAAACTGTAA
- a CDS encoding DUF4041 domain-containing protein — MAPNQMFEILLVLVIFIGLSAALLRAEAQKDQLKQRLRRYDALVSREEQERQLNSNILLKQDEIAELANEKEHLITEIRNLRQQVYGLQEEEYVQSFGFYEPKYDFISSGDYALQLKHIKSEQRRLIREKKAAICHTDWVMRDSNKDGQKMTENFLKLALSAFNTDCDDIILRVKHSNVESPENKIKATFSKLNKALKIRDCEITQTYLSLKLRELDFQYELECKKQEEKVKEQAIREEAKQNQKLEKELRKIEEAEERERRYQQELENALQEQALALGQENEQLEHQIQQLRQYIADATSDKEKAISRSVRIKEGYIYIVSNIGSFGRDVYRICMTRRRIDPDEYIGTTNPAVPFPFDIHFKFFSEDASDTLRRLHQRFHNRRVNKANERRDFFRVPLDEIVQAVEETKKETGALKNIQFEKAPQAYEYRRTLAFERKDNQTSMPANEIA, encoded by the coding sequence ATGGCACCAAATCAGATGTTCGAAATTCTCCTCGTGCTGGTTATATTTATTGGGTTGTCTGCTGCATTACTACGAGCAGAAGCCCAGAAAGACCAACTTAAGCAGCGTTTACGTAGATATGATGCCTTAGTGTCTAGAGAAGAACAAGAGAGGCAATTAAATTCCAATATTCTTCTGAAACAAGATGAAATTGCTGAGCTTGCCAATGAAAAAGAACATTTAATTACTGAGATTAGGAATTTACGACAACAGGTGTATGGTTTACAAGAGGAAGAATATGTTCAATCTTTTGGTTTTTATGAACCCAAATATGATTTTATAAGCTCTGGAGACTATGCACTCCAGTTGAAGCATATCAAATCAGAGCAAAGAAGGCTTATTAGGGAGAAAAAAGCAGCCATTTGTCATACTGACTGGGTAATGCGAGACAGCAACAAAGATGGCCAGAAAATGACAGAAAACTTTCTGAAGCTAGCTTTGTCAGCATTTAATACTGATTGTGACGATATTATTCTTAGAGTAAAGCACAGTAATGTTGAAAGCCCAGAAAATAAGATAAAGGCAACTTTTAGCAAGTTAAACAAAGCCCTGAAAATAAGAGATTGTGAAATTACACAGACATATCTTAGTTTAAAGCTTCGAGAACTAGACTTTCAATATGAGCTAGAGTGCAAGAAACAAGAGGAGAAGGTAAAAGAGCAGGCTATTCGTGAAGAGGCCAAACAAAATCAAAAGTTAGAAAAGGAACTCAGAAAGATCGAAGAGGCTGAAGAAAGAGAAAGACGCTATCAGCAGGAACTTGAGAACGCCCTTCAGGAACAGGCATTAGCCTTAGGACAAGAGAATGAACAGTTAGAACATCAAATTCAGCAGCTAAGACAGTATATTGCTGACGCAACCAGTGACAAGGAAAAAGCGATCTCCCGCTCTGTCAGAATTAAGGAAGGCTATATTTATATAGTTTCAAATATTGGTTCATTTGGACGAGATGTTTATAGGATATGTATGACAAGGAGGCGTATTGACCCTGACGAGTACATTGGCACTACAAATCCTGCCGTACCATTTCCTTTTGATATTCACTTTAAATTCTTTTCAGAAGATGCGTCAGACACACTGAGACGGCTGCATCAGCGTTTTCATAACAGACGCGTGAATAAAGCGAATGAACGACGAGATTTCTTTAGAGTTCCTTTGGATGAAATTGTTCAAGCGGTGGAAGAAACTAAGAAGGAAACAGGTGCATTGAAAAATATTCAATTTGAGAAAGCACCCCAAGCTTATGAGTACCGTAGAACTTTGGCATTTGAACGCAAAGATAATCAAACATCAATGCCAGCTAATGAAATAGCCTAA
- a CDS encoding SUMF1/EgtB/PvdO family nonheme iron enzyme produces the protein MRLTAKEQLPSSLSELNQSEMGNNVAIVIGVNYYDHLHPSDHLKYAVRDAERIQEFLCGQVGFDPKNIVLCSDTSSPFGRWENIPTRPLRSNLRRLLLDEIQRAVQVDNLWFSFSGHGRVGKDNHDYLMPSDGYFGDLEGTAISVDFVIRCLMGCRAKNVVMTLDMCRSFSGSKGTNDVGSYTAKLAKQQGITTIFSCQQGEASYEIAELQQGAFTYALVEGLAKYETPRGLEQYLQQRVPELNYQHKKPCQLPQVSLNSAYKYDLPLLQTSARQTSKVASQSLQPLLKLSSDSQKGVNVGAPTKCQFITPLVSNTRIFNFEVVTIDTHGKEIEHRQEEAQFIVEDLDGVPLEMVVIPGGTFLMGSSEKRPLPNESPIHSVAVQPFLMSKYPVTKAQWKAIANLPQVHCKLNKVPVRAGSAAHPVVQVSWYEAVEFCERLSKKTGCEYRLPTEAEWEYACRARTETAFHFGETITPDLANYDGNFSYRSEAKGINRGEITPVRKFKFANAFGLFDMHGNVWEWCLDHWHEDYNEAPVDATAWICDLKVQERVIRSGSWLSGPTLCRSASRQSDSATSKSNTIGFRIARSL, from the coding sequence GTGAGGTTAACGGCAAAGGAGCAATTACCCTCAAGTTTAAGCGAACTGAATCAAAGTGAAATGGGGAATAATGTAGCGATCGTAATTGGTGTTAACTATTATGACCACCTTCATCCTAGTGACCACTTAAAGTACGCAGTACGTGACGCTGAGCGAATTCAGGAGTTTCTTTGTGGTCAAGTTGGTTTTGATCCTAAGAATATTGTTCTTTGCAGCGATACCTCTAGCCCTTTTGGTAGATGGGAAAATATACCAACTCGCCCCCTTCGCTCTAACTTACGAAGATTACTCCTGGATGAAATTCAACGTGCCGTACAAGTAGACAACTTATGGTTCTCTTTCAGTGGTCATGGAAGAGTTGGTAAAGATAATCATGATTACCTAATGCCTAGTGATGGCTATTTTGGTGATCTTGAGGGAACAGCAATCTCTGTTGATTTTGTAATTCGCTGCTTAATGGGTTGCCGAGCTAAGAATGTAGTAATGACTCTAGATATGTGCCGTTCTTTCAGCGGCAGTAAGGGAACGAATGATGTAGGAAGTTATACAGCGAAACTTGCTAAGCAGCAAGGAATTACAACTATTTTTTCGTGTCAACAAGGCGAGGCATCCTATGAGATAGCGGAATTACAACAAGGAGCATTTACTTATGCTTTGGTAGAAGGTTTAGCTAAATATGAAACTCCAAGAGGTTTAGAGCAGTATTTACAGCAGCGTGTACCCGAGCTGAACTATCAACATAAAAAGCCTTGCCAACTTCCGCAGGTGAGCTTGAATTCTGCTTATAAATACGATTTACCTTTATTACAAACGTCGGCTCGGCAGACTTCTAAGGTTGCCTCCCAGTCATTACAGCCTTTATTAAAGCTATCTTCAGATAGTCAGAAGGGAGTAAATGTAGGGGCACCAACAAAGTGTCAATTCATCACACCGCTCGTCTCCAATACTCGAATCTTTAACTTTGAGGTTGTGACTATAGACACTCACGGTAAAGAAATCGAGCATCGTCAAGAAGAAGCTCAATTTATAGTCGAGGATCTGGATGGTGTGCCTTTAGAAATGGTAGTTATTCCAGGTGGAACATTTCTGATGGGTTCATCTGAGAAACGACCATTGCCTAATGAGTCACCTATTCATTCAGTGGCAGTACAACCATTTTTGATGAGTAAGTATCCTGTCACGAAAGCGCAATGGAAGGCGATCGCAAACTTACCCCAAGTTCATTGCAAGTTGAATAAAGTTCCTGTCCGAGCAGGGAGTGCAGCTCATCCTGTAGTACAGGTTTCTTGGTATGAAGCTGTAGAATTTTGTGAACGTTTGTCCAAAAAGACTGGGTGCGAGTATCGACTCCCAACTGAAGCAGAATGGGAGTATGCTTGTCGAGCTAGAACTGAAACTGCTTTTCACTTTGGCGAAACTATTACGCCTGACTTAGCAAATTATGATGGGAATTTCTCTTATCGTTCAGAAGCTAAAGGTATCAATAGAGGAGAAATTACCCCAGTTAGAAAATTTAAATTTGCTAATGCTTTTGGATTATTTGATATGCATGGCAATGTTTGGGAATGGTGCCTAGACCATTGGCATGAAGATTACAATGAAGCACCTGTAGATGCAACTGCCTGGATATGCGACCTTAAGGTTCAGGAGCGTGTAATTCGAAGTGGCTCATGGCTCAGTGGCCCTACTTTGTGTCGCTCTGCTTCACGTCAATCTGACAGCGCTACTAGCAAGTCAAATACTATAGGTTTTAGAATTGCTCGCAGTTTATAA
- a CDS encoding valine--tRNA ligase, with the protein MTATIPTLASQYDPSTTESKWQQAWEQNQVFKADPNHGGEPYCVVIPPPNVTGSLHMGHAFESSLIDTLVRYHRMLGRNTLWLPGTDHASIAVQTILEKKIKAEGKTRYDLGREQFLERAWQWKAESGGTIVNQLRRLGVSVDWSRERFTMDEGLSRAVLTAFVQLYEEGLIYRGQYLVNWCPATQSAVSDLEVEPQEVNGHLWHFRYPLSDGSGYVEVATTRPETMLGDTAVAVNPNDDRYKHLIGKTLTLPIMNREIPIIGDEYVDAAFGTGCVKVTPAHDPNDFEMGKRHDLPFINIMNKDGSMNENAGPFQGQDRFVARKNVVARLEELGVLVKIEDYKHSVPYSDRGKVPVEPLLSTQWFVKIKPMSERALEFLDQKQEPVFVPDRWTKVYRDWLVSLRDWCISRQLWWGHQIPAWYAVSETNGEITDNTPFVVAHSEAEAREKAIAKFGADVQLTQDPDVLDTWFSSGLWPFSTLGWPEQTADLQRYYPTTTLVTGFDIIFFWVARMTMMAGHFTGQMPFETVYIHGLVRDENNKKMSKSANNGIDPLLLINKYGTDALRYTLIREVVGAGQDIRLEYNRKTDESASVEASRNFTNKLWNASRFVMMNLEGQTPQQLGVPAESLELSDRWILSRFYQVVQQTRNDIDNFGLGEAAKGLYEFTWGDFCDWYIELVKPRLQGENATSRKAAQQTLAYVLEGILKLFHPFMPHITEEIWHTLTQAGEDQYLAVQAYPEVNAAQIDAELEHQFDLLIGTIRTIRNLRAEADVKPGAKVQTILQSESDRERQILDQGQSYIQNLAKVETLSIVEKLESAPEAIAGVVGTVQVLVLLAGVVDVAALKAKLEKDLKKVEAEIAALSGRLSNSKFVDKAPADVVQGARDALAEAEKQAEILKARLAQLQ; encoded by the coding sequence ATGACTGCAACTATCCCGACCCTCGCCAGCCAGTACGACCCCTCCACAACTGAATCTAAGTGGCAACAAGCTTGGGAGCAAAACCAAGTATTTAAGGCTGACCCCAATCATGGTGGAGAGCCTTACTGCGTGGTGATTCCGCCACCCAACGTCACGGGTAGCTTGCACATGGGGCACGCCTTCGAGAGTTCCCTGATTGATACTTTAGTGCGCTACCACCGGATGCTGGGCCGCAACACGCTCTGGCTTCCTGGGACTGACCATGCCAGCATTGCCGTACAGACAATTCTAGAAAAGAAAATTAAAGCAGAAGGCAAAACTCGCTACGACTTGGGCCGTGAGCAGTTTCTAGAACGGGCTTGGCAGTGGAAAGCTGAATCGGGTGGCACGATCGTTAACCAGTTGCGGCGCTTGGGAGTCTCGGTCGATTGGTCGCGGGAACGCTTCACGATGGACGAAGGGTTGTCTCGGGCAGTCTTAACTGCGTTTGTGCAGCTTTACGAAGAAGGGCTGATTTATCGCGGTCAATATTTGGTCAACTGGTGCCCTGCAACTCAGTCAGCCGTGTCTGACCTGGAAGTAGAACCTCAAGAAGTGAATGGACATCTCTGGCACTTCCGCTATCCGCTCTCTGATGGTTCTGGTTATGTGGAAGTGGCGACCACTCGCCCCGAAACCATGTTGGGCGATACAGCCGTCGCAGTGAACCCCAACGACGATCGCTACAAGCACTTGATTGGCAAAACCCTCACCCTACCGATCATGAATCGAGAGATTCCAATCATTGGCGATGAGTATGTGGATGCTGCCTTTGGGACGGGTTGCGTTAAAGTGACTCCTGCTCATGATCCCAACGACTTTGAGATGGGCAAGCGCCACGACCTGCCGTTCATCAACATCATGAACAAAGATGGCTCGATGAATGAGAACGCAGGGCCATTTCAAGGGCAGGATCGCTTTGTAGCGCGTAAGAATGTGGTTGCGCGTCTAGAAGAGTTAGGGGTGTTGGTCAAGATTGAGGACTACAAGCACTCGGTTCCCTACAGCGATCGCGGCAAAGTCCCAGTTGAACCGTTGCTCTCAACCCAGTGGTTCGTCAAAATCAAGCCGATGTCTGAGCGAGCATTGGAGTTTCTCGACCAAAAACAAGAGCCTGTCTTTGTACCCGATCGCTGGACGAAAGTGTATCGCGATTGGTTAGTGAGCTTGCGGGATTGGTGTATCTCGCGGCAACTCTGGTGGGGGCATCAAATCCCTGCTTGGTACGCCGTCAGCGAAACCAATGGTGAGATCACTGATAACACCCCGTTTGTGGTAGCCCACAGCGAAGCAGAAGCGAGAGAAAAGGCGATCGCAAAATTTGGTGCAGATGTGCAACTGACCCAAGACCCCGATGTGCTGGATACCTGGTTCTCATCAGGATTGTGGCCGTTCTCCACTCTGGGTTGGCCCGAACAGACCGCAGATTTGCAGCGCTACTATCCCACCACCACGCTGGTAACAGGGTTCGACATTATCTTCTTCTGGGTGGCTCGGATGACGATGATGGCAGGGCACTTCACCGGGCAAATGCCGTTTGAGACAGTTTACATCCACGGCTTAGTGCGGGACGAAAACAACAAAAAGATGTCGAAATCGGCCAACAACGGCATCGACCCCCTGTTGCTGATCAACAAGTACGGCACCGATGCGCTGCGCTACACCTTAATCCGGGAAGTCGTAGGTGCAGGTCAAGACATCCGCTTGGAGTACAACCGCAAAACCGATGAATCCGCCTCGGTAGAAGCATCTCGCAACTTCACGAATAAGCTGTGGAATGCCTCCCGGTTTGTGATGATGAACCTGGAAGGACAGACACCCCAACAGTTAGGAGTTCCAGCTGAAAGCCTAGAACTCAGTGACCGCTGGATTCTCTCCCGCTTCTATCAAGTTGTGCAGCAAACTCGAAACGACATTGATAATTTCGGGTTAGGCGAGGCAGCTAAAGGCTTGTATGAGTTCACCTGGGGTGACTTCTGCGACTGGTACATCGAACTGGTGAAGCCTCGCTTGCAAGGAGAGAATGCGACCTCCCGCAAAGCGGCTCAGCAAACTTTAGCTTATGTTTTGGAAGGTATCCTCAAACTGTTCCATCCTTTTATGCCGCACATCACCGAGGAGATCTGGCACACCCTGACTCAAGCAGGCGAAGACCAGTATTTGGCGGTGCAAGCATATCCGGAAGTCAATGCCGCACAAATTGATGCTGAATTAGAACATCAGTTTGACCTCTTAATTGGCACGATTCGTACCATCCGTAATTTGCGGGCAGAAGCTGATGTAAAGCCAGGAGCTAAGGTACAGACAATTCTGCAAAGTGAGAGCGATCGCGAACGCCAAATCCTTGACCAGGGTCAATCCTACATCCAAAACCTCGCCAAAGTAGAAACTCTCAGCATTGTGGAGAAGTTGGAATCTGCCCCAGAAGCGATCGCGGGTGTGGTCGGCACTGTTCAAGTCCTCGTGTTGCTTGCAGGTGTGGTTGATGTCGCTGCACTCAAGGCCAAGCTGGAGAAAGACTTGAAAAAGGTAGAAGCCGAGATTGCTGCACTGTCCGGTCGTCTCAGCAACTCCAAATTCGTCGATAAAGCTCCTGCTGATGTGGTTCAAGGTGCGCGGGATGCTCTAGCTGAAGCCGAGAAACAAGCCGAAATCTTGAAAGCTCGGCTAGCTCAACTTCAATAA
- a CDS encoding pre-peptidase C-terminal domain-containing protein, which yields MKFQKITQVTALSVLMAGLAGQAQAATFGEVEDAGETLPTAQVIPGNSLLESISGTLSTGVFSGVEDAADLFKIFLNGESFSATTVGGADFDTQLFLFDEQGRGIYANDDAFDNTRQSTLPANSAFTPKQPGTYYLGISSFGYDPVSAGGSIFPFFPDAPTEVTGPTGPGGASSLSGFEVAGLEEGQYTVTLTGVSTGEGDGATSVPEPASVLGFLSLGIWGVVSKLQTKKQKQRLANRFPSAS from the coding sequence ATGAAATTCCAAAAAATTACTCAAGTAACAGCGCTATCGGTACTAATGGCAGGATTGGCAGGGCAAGCCCAAGCCGCTACCTTTGGAGAGGTTGAAGATGCTGGCGAGACATTGCCAACTGCCCAGGTAATTCCGGGCAACTCCTTACTAGAATCTATTTCCGGCACGCTCTCAACAGGAGTATTTTCGGGTGTCGAGGATGCAGCGGATCTATTCAAGATCTTTTTAAACGGGGAGTCATTCTCTGCCACAACGGTAGGTGGAGCTGATTTTGATACGCAGCTATTCCTATTTGATGAACAAGGTAGAGGCATCTATGCCAATGATGATGCCTTTGATAATACGCGGCAATCCACCTTGCCAGCTAATAGCGCTTTCACTCCTAAACAGCCGGGTACTTACTACCTAGGGATTTCCAGCTTTGGTTACGATCCCGTCAGCGCTGGCGGTAGTATTTTCCCGTTTTTCCCTGACGCACCCACTGAAGTCACAGGTCCTACTGGTCCGGGTGGCGCTTCGTCGCTCAGTGGTTTTGAAGTTGCAGGCCTAGAGGAAGGACAGTATACAGTCACCCTGACTGGCGTTTCTACAGGCGAGGGCGATGGAGCAACCTCTGTCCCTGAACCCGCTTCAGTCTTAGGGTTTCTCTCTCTAGGAATTTGGGGGGTTGTTTCCAAGTTGCAAACCAAGAAGCAAAAGCAACGCCTAGCCAACCGCTTCCCCAGCGCTTCTTAA
- a CDS encoding ferritin-like domain-containing protein produces the protein MTSPVQPLGKISFSSRRKLLKLGLCGLGALALTAVPQVVTAQTANGSRTLTFNADDVGILNFALLLEELEAAFYAAVVKSGKISNPKELDYLRALGRHEAAHVVFLRQVLGNQVTFQTKDLRFNRQGLNAVLRDRDTILNTAVSLEDTGVHAYNGAGPKLTNPTYLLAAGSIVSVEGRHAAGVRALLGRPVTEPDSDRAVSDAELVDELNPFRGRAYDELYTPKQIVEIVGSLNLINNPIAGALVA, from the coding sequence ATGACTTCGCCAGTTCAACCGTTAGGAAAGATCTCTTTTAGCTCACGGCGTAAATTATTGAAATTGGGTCTTTGTGGGCTTGGTGCTTTAGCTTTGACAGCAGTCCCCCAGGTTGTGACTGCTCAGACAGCCAACGGCAGCAGAACCCTTACTTTTAATGCAGACGATGTTGGTATTCTTAACTTTGCTTTGCTGCTGGAGGAACTGGAGGCCGCCTTTTATGCCGCTGTCGTGAAATCAGGCAAAATCAGCAACCCCAAAGAACTCGATTATCTGCGAGCCTTGGGCAGGCATGAGGCGGCTCACGTCGTGTTTCTGCGCCAAGTGTTAGGGAATCAGGTGACGTTTCAGACGAAAGATCTGCGCTTTAATCGCCAGGGATTGAACGCGGTATTACGCGATCGCGACACGATCTTAAATACAGCTGTCTCCCTAGAGGATACCGGAGTTCACGCTTATAACGGAGCGGGACCTAAGCTCACCAACCCCACTTATCTCTTGGCAGCGGGTTCAATTGTATCGGTTGAGGGCCGTCATGCGGCTGGGGTGCGGGCGCTTTTGGGACGACCTGTGACCGAACCTGATAGCGATCGCGCCGTCAGTGATGCCGAATTGGTCGATGAACTCAACCCCTTTAGAGGGCGTGCCTATGACGAGCTGTACACCCCCAAACAGATTGTGGAGATTGTCGGTTCGCTGAATTTAATTAACAACCCCATCGCTGGGGCGCTCGTCGCTTGA